A stretch of DNA from Rhizobacter sp.:
CCAGCAGCACGCCCGTGACCAGCAGCACGCCGAGCGCGGCCGTGGCGCGGCTCGTGGCGTCGATGCCGCGAAAGACGAGCAGGACGGATCGGCGGGGCATGGGCTTCCTCCTGTCCGCTTCCAGGCGAAGCGAACAGGGAAACGGGGCAAACGGCTCGCCCGGTGTTCTGCCTAGCGGCCCGACACCAGCCGCAGGCCGAGGGCGATGAACACCGTGCCGGCCAGGCGGTCGAGCCATTGCCCGGCGCGCGGCGTGCGGTTGAGCCAGGCGCCCACGCTGCCCGAGAAGTAGCCGAGCAGGCTGAAGAGCAGCGCCGCCTGCAGCGTGAAGACGAGGCCCAGCAGCGCGAGCTGCCCTTCCACCGCCCCTTGTGCAGGCACCACGAACTGCGGCAGGAACGACAGGAAGAAGAGCACCACCTTCGGGTTGATGGCATTGGCGAGCAGCCCCTTGAGGAACAGCCGCGTCAGCGACGTCGACTCGGCCGCCGACGGCCCCACGCGGC
This window harbors:
- a CDS encoding LysE family translocator: MLTTAQTFAFLLAAVLLTATPGPDNLMVLSIGMSRGRRPGIAFGLGCAIGCLSHTVLAVVGVSALVAASPTAFTLLRWLGGGYLVWLGIGALRSAGIGRVGPSAAESTSLTRLFLKGLLANAINPKVVLFFLSFLPQFVVPAQGAVEGQLALLGLVFTLQAALLFSLLGYFSGSVGAWLNRTPRAGQWLDRLAGTVFIALGLRLVSGR